Part of the Armatimonadia bacterium genome, AGAGGGGAGAGCGCGATCTTCAGCACCCTTGCATAGAGCCGACGCTGTCGCCGCAGGTGGTCGCGTTTGGCGCTTCCAGGGGCCAACAGAGCCGCCAGAGAAGCTACCAGCAGCCGGGGAAGGGTGACCTTCACTGTCGCCAGCCGCTGCAGGAACAGCCGCAGCGCTCCGCCCGTCCGAAGCGCGAAGAGGAGCACCGATCTGTGGGCTTGAAGTGTGGTCTGCTCAGAGGCCTTAGCGGCGCTGGCACCGCCCACATGGGTGATGGTGACCGCCCCGTAGTAGTACACCGGACCGCACCGCCGCTTCAGGCTGTGGCACAGATCCGCATCCTCGGCGTAGAAGAAGTACGCCTCCGGCCAGCCTCCCACGGCCTCGAAGGCCTCACGACGCACCAGCAGCGCAGCGCCCTGCACATAGTCGACGGCAACCGTCTGGGTGTGGTCGAGCCAGGTCATCCGCGGCCGACCCAGGAATCGGGAGGACGGGAAGAGGCGATCCAGCCAGAAGCCCTCCAGGACCGTGTTGACCGGACCGGGGAAGCTGCGGCAGGACCACTGTAGCGAACCGTCGGGGCTAAGCAGTCGGGGACCCACGGCGGCAGCCTCCGGCGTCCGCTCAAGGAAGGCAACCAGGGCCTGGACAGTGCCCGCGGGCACCCTGGTGTCGGAGTTGAGGAACAGCAGGTAGCTCTCCTCACCACCCCGGGTGCCCAGGTTGTTGCCGGCCGAGAACCCCAGATTGCGCTCAGACTCCACCAGGCTGACGGAGGGGAAGCTCTCCCGCACTTGCTGCGCGCTACCGTCGGAGGAGGCGTTATCGACCACGACGATGTGCCAGTCCGACGAGCCCGGGTCCTCCTGCAGAGATTGCAGGCACTCGACCAGCAGGTCGCGGGTGTTGTAGTTGAGGATGACGATGCGGACCGAGGGCTGCGCTGCCATGGGAAGGATAGGGCAGGGGATCGGAGCCGTCGCCGACCCCGATCCCTGCGAAGGCTATCCGGCGGCCTTCTCGCGAGCTGCCTTGAGGGTGTCATAACCCTTCTTGCAGTGCTCGTAGGCATCCGGCTCGAAGTCGAAGACCTCGATGGAGGCATAGCGCTGGTAGTTGATGTCCAGCAGGGCCTTCATGATCGGCACGAAGTCCGTGTCGCCCCAGCCCGGAGCGCAGCGGTTGAGGTCGTTGCAGTGATAGTGGTACAGGACGTCAGCGCTGGCGCGGATCTCGGCCGGAAGGTCCACTTCCTGCTGCAGGCCGCTGTAGGTGTCGATGATGACGCCCACATTGGGCAGGCCGATCTCGGCGGACATCTCCCGGGCTTCCGAGGCACGAAGCAGCAGGTTGTTCTGGGTCACAACGGCAAGCGGCTCGATGCACACCTTGAAGTCGGCGTCGAGGCCCACTTCGCCGCAGCGCTTCATGCAGTCTCGGAACCAGCCCCAGGCCTGGCCGTAGGTGACGCCCAGATCGCTCTTGACCCAGCGCTGTTGCGGCGAGCCGGCCACCATCATCGATCCGCCCAGCTCGATACCGAGGCGCACAAGGTCCTCCATGTAGCGGGCGGTTCGCTCGCGTACCTCGGGGTCGGGATCGGTGACGTGGTAGCCCTCGGTGCGGGACAGCAGCCAGTGAATCCCGGCGACCTCGACGCCGGTCGCCTTCGAGGCGTCGAGGATTGCCTGCTTCTGGTCATCGGTGATCCTGCGGGCGTCGAAGTTGAGCGTGAAGGGCGATATCTCCAAGGCATCGAAGCCGATCTCGGCGGCTGCCTCGAACTGGCGGTCAATGGTCCATCGGTCCGGGTCTTCGGACCAGAAGATCTCGTTGCAGATGGCGAACTTCATCCTAAGCCTCCATGGGGTCGCGTCTCGGGGTCAGGTGTGCAGCCCGATTTCCGACGGCTGAACACTCAACCACCTATCTCCAAATTCGCTATGCAGGCGCCGATCCCCTCCCGAGAGGCAAGGAGGAGAACGGCGACTAGGTGCGGAAAACATAGTCGTCGTTCTTCAGCCGGACACGGGGGGCCTGCTGAGCTATGTCACGTGATCTGAGCCGCCGGCGTGCCTTCACGCTGGTGGAGTTGCTGGTTGTGTTGGGAATCCTCGCGGTGCTGGGCGCGATCTTGTTCCCTGTGTTCGCTCGGGCTCGCGAGAGTGCTCACAAGACGGCTTGCGTGGCGCAACTGAGTCAGCTATACAAGGCCGCCAAGATGTACATTGACGACAACGACCGGACGCTCGTCCCGGCACGCACCGAGGCCGTCGGCTCGGGCACTCGCGGCGTGACCTGGTGTGTGTTGCTGCAGCCCTACCTGCACAACAGTCAGGTACTGATCTGCCCGAGCGATCCCGAGCCGGCCGCCAGCGCCGACAGCCTCTGTCTGCCGCACAGCTACGGGATCAACTACCTGCTGTCCTTCAACAACCGGTGGGGAACCTACCCCTTCGTGGCTCGAATGAGCACGGTGAGTCGCGTCAGTGACACGGTGCTGTTCTTCGAGCTCAAGGACGAAGTGGCTGAGATGGGTGCGAGCTTCTACACCCACCGGCTGAGTCGGGTGAGTTGTCGGCACAACCAGAAGGGGAACTTCGGGTTCCTGGATGGACATATTAAGACACTAGGGATGGCCGACCTAGGCAGCGTTCGCTCCTGGGACCCCTTCACAGGCTAGCGACCGGCGAGCGACCCGGGAGGCCCGCGTGGCGCCCGGTGCCTTGGAGTTCGTAGGAGAGTGGCATACCATGCGAGTGAAGAAGTCGGAGATCATCGGGGGCGGCGTGGTCGTGGTGTTCATCGCGATCATCCTCAGCGTAGTGGTCTATCCGGCCGCGAAGGATGGCCCACGCAGGATCTGCCTGTCGCACCTGACCAACCTCTCTCGCTCAATCACCGCCTATCTGGGCGACTACAACGGGGAGTGGCCTCTCGCCAACAGTTGGGCGGATGCCCTGGTAGAGTACACTGATACGCCCGCCTTCTTCATCTGTCCGGATGCCAACCTGAGCGATGAGGACATGGTGAGGCTCCGCGGCGGACGCAGGCAGGGGTACCCCGTCGGCTATGCGCTGTTTGCCCCTCTCGCAGGCCCAGGCTTCCGCGTGGTCACCGACCCGACCAAGACGCCGACACTCTTCGACAGCACCGACATCCGGGCCAATGCGACCGCCGACATCAAGACCCTGGCCTTCCGGCACTACAAGAAGACGGGGAACGTTCTCTTCGGCGACAGCCATGCAGCCAGCTTCTCCGCCGTTCCCCAGCTTCCCCAACCGATGCTCAAGGATGTGCCGCAGAGCGAGAAGGACAAGGCAGCCATCTTCATGCCGCCACCACCGGCGGACGAGCACGGCCACCATCACTAAGGTCGCGTGTAGCTAACACACCTGGGCCCCTGACGCCTTCTCAGCGCAGGGGCCCTTTGCTGTCCGGCCGCCGTCAGCCGGCTCACTCCGACGCTTGGCGCTGCAGCCGCTGTGTCCAGGACCGGATCGTCGAGATCGCTCTTGGCGCATCCATCGCGCCGGACTTGGCCTGGGTGTCGATCCAGGCGACCAGTTCCTCCGCGAGACTCGCGACACGCTGCACCAGAACCGCTCCTTTGGGTCCTTCGGCAGATTGGGCCTCGGCGTAGGCCCGCTGCCACTCCCCGAACCTGAGCAGGAGGTCCACGCCGACACGGGTTCGCTCTACAGCCTGCATGTGTCGCTTCTCACCGGTGCAGGCCGCTGCCAGGGCTCGTCCGAGGTGCTCCATAGCCGGACGCAGCAGGCCTTCGGTGGCACGCCGTGTGTGCTCCAGGGCGTAGTGGTGTACGCAGGGACCGGGCTGCACGTAGTCGGCGACGAAGGCCTTGGCGAAGGCGCCCATCTCACTTGCTGCCGGGCCGTACAGGCTCTCGTCGAGCTCCTGATTGAAGGCCGCCACCTCCGTGTTCGCATCCCACGACAGTCGGCCGATCAGGTGCGCGTTGCGTCCGTAGGTGCCCCATTCCTCCGGCTTGAACTCCATCACGTAGCCGTCCACGCCCAGCTCTGCGAGGCGGGGCAGATCAACCGCCAGGGTCTCCTCCAT contains:
- a CDS encoding type II secretion system protein, with protein sequence MSRDLSRRRAFTLVELLVVLGILAVLGAILFPVFARARESAHKTACVAQLSQLYKAAKMYIDDNDRTLVPARTEAVGSGTRGVTWCVLLQPYLHNSQVLICPSDPEPAASADSLCLPHSYGINYLLSFNNRWGTYPFVARMSTVSRVSDTVLFFELKDEVAEMGASFYTHRLSRVSCRHNQKGNFGFLDGHIKTLGMADLGSVRSWDPFTG
- a CDS encoding sugar phosphate isomerase/epimerase family protein; amino-acid sequence: MKFAICNEIFWSEDPDRWTIDRQFEAAAEIGFDALEISPFTLNFDARRITDDQKQAILDASKATGVEVAGIHWLLSRTEGYHVTDPDPEVRERTARYMEDLVRLGIELGGSMMVAGSPQQRWVKSDLGVTYGQAWGWFRDCMKRCGEVGLDADFKVCIEPLAVVTQNNLLLRASEAREMSAEIGLPNVGVIIDTYSGLQQEVDLPAEIRASADVLYHYHCNDLNRCAPGWGDTDFVPIMKALLDINYQRYASIEVFDFEPDAYEHCKKGYDTLKAAREKAAG
- a CDS encoding glycosyltransferase family 2 protein, which encodes MAAQPSVRIVILNYNTRDLLVECLQSLQEDPGSSDWHIVVVDNASSDGSAQQVRESFPSVSLVESERNLGFSAGNNLGTRGGEESYLLFLNSDTRVPAGTVQALVAFLERTPEAAAVGPRLLSPDGSLQWSCRSFPGPVNTVLEGFWLDRLFPSSRFLGRPRMTWLDHTQTVAVDYVQGAALLVRREAFEAVGGWPEAYFFYAEDADLCHSLKRRCGPVYYYGAVTITHVGGASAAKASEQTTLQAHRSVLLFALRTGGALRLFLQRLATVKVTLPRLLVASLAALLAPGSAKRDHLRRQRRLYARVLKIALSPLPTAEQANPPAF